From one Reyranella humidisoli genomic stretch:
- a CDS encoding enoyl-CoA hydratase, with protein sequence MTAASNESVLLRRDESRVAFLTLNRPRAMNALSGELIDALQTEFDRLAGDAAIRCVVIEAQGDRAFSTGHDLREVASTRDYAFHHSLMTRCSAMMLSIGRLPQPVIAKVKAVATAAGCQLVAACDLAVASSDATFATSGINNGLFCGTPSVAVGRNIGPKRALDMLFTGTFVDAATAMRDGLVSRVVPAADLDRETKALAERIASQPPQQIASGKAMFRKHMEMNVEQAYAYATDYMAGAIQREDAQAGIDAFVNKRPKPDWTGK encoded by the coding sequence ATGACCGCTGCCTCCAACGAATCCGTGCTTCTCCGCCGCGACGAGAGTCGCGTCGCCTTCCTCACGCTCAACCGCCCCCGCGCCATGAACGCGCTCTCGGGCGAACTTATAGATGCGCTGCAGACGGAATTCGACAGGCTGGCCGGGGACGCCGCCATCCGCTGCGTCGTCATCGAAGCCCAGGGCGACCGCGCCTTCTCGACCGGCCATGACCTGCGGGAGGTCGCCTCGACCCGCGACTATGCGTTTCATCACAGCCTGATGACGCGCTGCTCGGCGATGATGCTGTCGATCGGCCGCCTGCCCCAGCCCGTCATCGCCAAGGTGAAAGCGGTCGCGACCGCCGCCGGCTGCCAGCTCGTGGCCGCCTGCGATCTCGCCGTCGCCTCGAGCGACGCCACCTTCGCCACCTCGGGCATCAACAACGGCCTGTTCTGCGGCACGCCCTCCGTGGCGGTCGGCCGCAACATCGGGCCCAAGCGCGCCCTCGACATGCTGTTCACCGGCACGTTCGTCGATGCCGCGACCGCGATGCGCGACGGGCTGGTGAGCCGAGTCGTCCCCGCGGCCGATCTCGACCGCGAGACAAAGGCGCTGGCCGAGCGCATCGCCAGCCAGCCCCCGCAGCAGATCGCCTCCGGCAAGGCGATGTTCCGCAAGCACATGGAGATGAACGTCGAGCAGGCCTATGCCTACGCGACCGATTACATGGCCGGTGCCATCCAGCGCGAGGATGCGCAGGCCGGCATCGACGCCTTCGTGAACAAGAGGCCGAAGCCGGACTGGACGGGCAAGTAA
- a CDS encoding ABC transporter permease yields the protein MSEVAQPASLALAVARPQSAPFDWRRAVPLLLAAPLLVYMLVFYALPVVAMLLRSVNDPSWTLSHYATLFDDVVFQKTFWITINTSVTVTLGCLILGYPVAMGLVRAKSMAPFILVIILLPFWTSVLVRSYAWMVLLGRHGLVNESLLALGMIDRPIRILNTPLATQIAMIHILLPYMILPIANALRQIDPSLIRAASGLGATPFMTFRQVILPLSMSGVAAGTLLTFVLALGFYITPAMVGGPRDITLSMLIAQQVDQLNWAYAATLSAVLLATALAILAVARKLPGVGNAFKTSMR from the coding sequence GTGTCTGAGGTCGCACAGCCCGCCTCGCTTGCCCTTGCGGTCGCCCGACCGCAGTCGGCACCGTTCGACTGGCGCCGTGCGGTGCCCCTGCTGCTGGCGGCGCCACTTCTTGTCTACATGCTTGTCTTCTACGCATTGCCCGTCGTGGCGATGCTGCTGCGAAGCGTGAACGATCCTTCCTGGACGCTCTCTCACTACGCCACCCTCTTCGACGACGTGGTTTTCCAGAAGACGTTCTGGATCACAATCAACACCTCGGTCACGGTCACGCTGGGCTGCCTGATTCTGGGCTATCCGGTGGCGATGGGCCTGGTCCGCGCCAAGTCGATGGCGCCCTTCATCCTGGTGATCATCCTCTTGCCGTTCTGGACCAGCGTCCTGGTCCGCAGCTACGCCTGGATGGTGCTGCTGGGGCGCCACGGGCTGGTCAACGAGTCGCTGCTGGCGCTCGGCATGATCGACCGTCCGATCCGCATCCTGAACACGCCCCTCGCGACGCAGATCGCGATGATCCATATCCTCCTGCCCTACATGATCCTGCCGATCGCCAATGCGCTGCGGCAGATCGATCCGTCGCTGATCCGCGCCGCGTCGGGACTCGGCGCGACACCCTTCATGACCTTCCGTCAGGTGATCTTGCCGCTCTCCATGTCGGGCGTGGCGGCAGGGACCCTCCTCACCTTCGTGCTGGCACTCGGCTTCTACATCACACCGGCCATGGTGGGCGGGCCGCGCGACATCACGCTCTCGATGCTGATCGCCCAGCAGGTCGACCAGCTCAACTGGGCTTATGCCGCGACGCTCTCCGCCGTGCTGCTGGCGACGGCGCTCGCCATCCTTGCCGTGGCGCGCAAGCTGCCGGGCGTCGGCAATGCCTTCAAGACGAGCATGCGATGA
- a CDS encoding Bug family tripartite tricarboxylate transporter substrate binding protein, which translates to MRIMKLSRRAAVASAMASVAAATAPAQAQDFQQGKPITIVAPFGPGTTNDIIARLLAQDMTATLGQSVIVENRPGATGNIGADYVAKSRPDGHTVVIASLSNIINQATGNTTANLLNDFAPVSFTGGVLYSMFVPNELPAKNVAELVELARREPGKINFSGFVGGVPQFLGEMLNRAAKINTVMVPYKSTTDALGDLLTNRIQIWFTPVASGVPVYNAKQARLLAVTGEKRAAVFPDTPTFKELGYPDIVADVSFYMMAPKGTPQPIVEKLYRAVDKALDSPKLKESFRVQGIEDRRGGPAELSAYLAGELRRWTEIVKLSAPAK; encoded by the coding sequence ATGAGGATCATGAAATTGTCGCGGCGCGCAGCCGTCGCATCGGCGATGGCGAGTGTCGCGGCGGCGACGGCTCCAGCGCAGGCGCAGGACTTCCAGCAGGGCAAGCCGATCACGATCGTCGCGCCGTTCGGTCCCGGAACGACCAACGACATCATCGCCCGCCTGCTCGCCCAGGACATGACGGCGACCCTGGGTCAAAGCGTCATCGTCGAGAACCGGCCTGGCGCCACGGGCAATATCGGCGCCGACTATGTCGCGAAGTCGCGCCCCGACGGCCATACGGTGGTGATCGCCTCGCTGAGCAACATCATCAACCAGGCGACCGGCAACACGACCGCCAACCTGCTCAACGACTTCGCGCCCGTCAGCTTTACCGGCGGCGTGCTCTATTCGATGTTCGTGCCCAACGAACTGCCGGCAAAGAATGTCGCCGAGCTGGTCGAACTCGCCCGCCGGGAACCCGGCAAGATCAATTTCTCGGGCTTCGTCGGCGGCGTGCCGCAGTTCCTGGGCGAGATGCTCAATCGCGCGGCCAAGATCAACACGGTGATGGTGCCCTACAAGAGCACGACCGACGCGCTGGGCGACCTGCTGACCAACCGCATCCAGATCTGGTTCACGCCGGTCGCCTCCGGCGTGCCGGTCTACAACGCCAAGCAGGCGCGCCTGCTCGCCGTCACCGGCGAAAAGCGGGCCGCGGTGTTTCCCGACACCCCGACCTTCAAGGAGTTGGGCTATCCCGATATCGTGGCCGACGTCTCCTTCTACATGATGGCGCCGAAGGGTACGCCGCAGCCGATCGTGGAGAAGCTCTACCGCGCCGTCGACAAGGCGCTGGACAGTCCGAAGCTCAAGGAGTCTTTCCGCGTCCAGGGCATCGAGGACAGGCGCGGCGGTCCCGCCGAGTTGAGCGCCTATCTCGCCGGCGAGCTTCGCCGCTGGACCGAGATCGTCAAGCTGTCGGCGCCCGCCAAATAG
- a CDS encoding ABC transporter ATP-binding protein — MNGTGASRTGSDPLSGRGASVTLSSLEKTYDRANAAAKAVDGVSLDIRSGEFLTLLGPSGSGKTTTLMMIAGFETPTAGDIAIDGTSVVAMPPYRRNIGMVFQNYALFPHLTVEENIGFPLKQRGVPKAERARLVAEALELVHLPGYGARYPRQLSGGQQQRVAVARAVVFKPRLLLMDEPLGALDKQLRENLQLEMRRLHADLGITFIYVTHDQEEALTMSDRIAVMNDGKVAQVGRPEDLYDRPDNRFVAGFIGESNFLPAVVRGMEDDVVIAECDGTLIRALCPGRPVSGEKVTLTTRPERLRFADSAWAATTPQNRMSVTVTEAVFAGERCRYMLQAGDGTSIVLKEPSSAAIRRRAVGERAEIAWSVADTILV; from the coding sequence ATGAACGGCACTGGCGCGAGCCGGACTGGCTCGGATCCTCTGTCCGGCCGGGGCGCGTCGGTGACGCTCTCCAGCCTGGAGAAGACCTACGATCGCGCCAATGCCGCCGCCAAAGCCGTGGATGGCGTCTCGCTCGACATCCGCTCGGGCGAGTTCCTGACGCTTCTCGGCCCCAGCGGCTCGGGCAAGACCACCACCCTGATGATGATCGCCGGCTTCGAGACGCCGACCGCGGGCGACATCGCCATAGACGGCACGTCGGTCGTCGCCATGCCGCCCTACCGGCGCAACATCGGCATGGTGTTCCAGAACTACGCGCTCTTTCCCCACCTCACCGTCGAGGAGAATATCGGATTCCCGCTGAAGCAGCGCGGCGTGCCGAAGGCCGAGCGGGCCAGGCTGGTGGCGGAAGCGCTGGAGCTGGTGCACCTGCCCGGCTACGGCGCCCGCTATCCGCGCCAGCTTTCGGGCGGCCAGCAGCAGCGTGTCGCCGTGGCCCGCGCCGTCGTCTTCAAGCCGCGCCTGCTGCTTATGGACGAGCCGCTGGGCGCGCTCGACAAGCAGCTTCGCGAAAATCTGCAACTCGAGATGCGCCGCCTGCATGCTGATCTCGGAATCACCTTCATCTACGTGACGCACGATCAGGAAGAAGCGCTCACCATGTCCGACCGCATCGCCGTCATGAACGACGGCAAGGTGGCGCAAGTCGGGCGCCCGGAGGATCTCTACGACCGACCTGACAATCGCTTCGTCGCGGGTTTCATCGGCGAATCGAACTTCCTGCCGGCGGTCGTGCGCGGCATGGAGGATGACGTGGTCATCGCCGAGTGCGACGGCACCCTCATCCGCGCCCTGTGTCCCGGCCGGCCCGTTAGCGGCGAGAAGGTGACCCTCACGACCCGGCCGGAGCGCCTGCGATTTGCGGACAGTGCATGGGCTGCAACGACACCGCAGAACCGGATGAGCGTCACCGTCACCGAAGCAGTCTTTGCCGGCGAGCGCTGCCGCTACATGCTGCAGGCCGGCGACGGCACCTCGATCGTGCTCAAGGAGCCGTCCAGCGCCGCCATCCGCCGCCGCGCCGTCGGCGAGCGGGCGGAAATCGCCTGGTCGGTCGCGGATACGATCCTTGTCTGA
- a CDS encoding PaaI family thioesterase: MPVMSPAELIEFLDEHFPQAAHLGLAIEHLDDKTIRLRLPTHERHLRPGGTISGPTLMWLVDCGFYLLILAQLGPVALAVTTSLNINFMRKPEPADLIGEGRLMKLGKTLAVGDFTIWSDGKPEPVAHATVTYAIPRKA, encoded by the coding sequence ATGCCGGTGATGTCGCCCGCGGAACTGATCGAGTTCCTCGACGAGCACTTCCCGCAGGCTGCCCATCTCGGCCTCGCGATAGAGCATCTCGACGACAAGACGATCCGGCTGCGGCTGCCGACGCACGAGCGGCATCTGCGGCCCGGTGGCACGATCTCCGGCCCGACCTTGATGTGGCTGGTCGACTGCGGCTTCTACCTGCTGATCCTGGCCCAGCTCGGGCCGGTGGCGCTGGCGGTCACCACCAGTCTCAACATCAACTTCATGCGCAAGCCAGAGCCCGCCGACCTGATCGGGGAGGGGCGGCTGATGAAGCTCGGCAAGACCCTGGCGGTCGGCGACTTCACGATCTGGAGCGACGGCAAGCCCGAACCGGTGGCGCACGCCACCGTGACATATGCCATACCACGCAAGGCTTAA
- a CDS encoding NtaA/DmoA family FMN-dependent monooxygenase (This protein belongs to a clade of FMN-dependent monooxygenases, within a broader family of flavin-dependent oxidoreductases, the luciferase-like monooxygenase (LMM) family, some of whose members use coenzyme F420 rather than FMN.): protein MATNPFHLAWFLQGSSVQAWGEPWTGHIGTTWEQPELFLDMARSLERACFDYILLEDSSYVGESFGGSTEIYLKKAIAVPRQDPSVVAALMTQVTSRIGIVPTFGTYAYHPYLLARLMATLDQVSAGRAGWNAVTGSSDFAAMNFGMPGMPEHDLRYDMADEYMDVVRGLWGSWEPGAIIADRKSGNLIDHTKVHGVNYAGKYFQTRGPLNSGPSPQGRPVIAQAGGSPRGRRFAAAHADTIVVNAKGIDAMRAYRDDVHKHMVAQGRKPSDCKVLYLINPILGETMEEALERKKKRESMAQANIQERLAHFGKVTNIDFGKFDLDKPLPDDVTTNGHQLNLEQFRALANGRSIRKTMASFNAVDLSIDLCGTCDSVAARMGEVMQEVGGDGFLFSMPNVNRRTLAEIEDGLVPALQDRGLVRKAYEHKQFRDNLLAY, encoded by the coding sequence GTGGCGACCAACCCATTTCATCTCGCGTGGTTCTTGCAAGGCTCCAGTGTGCAGGCCTGGGGAGAACCCTGGACCGGACACATCGGGACGACCTGGGAGCAGCCGGAACTGTTCCTCGACATGGCCCGTAGCCTGGAGCGGGCCTGCTTCGACTACATCCTTCTCGAAGACTCCTCTTATGTGGGCGAGAGCTTCGGGGGCTCGACCGAGATCTATCTTAAGAAGGCCATCGCCGTGCCGCGGCAGGACCCGTCCGTGGTCGCCGCGCTGATGACCCAGGTGACCTCGCGCATCGGTATCGTGCCGACCTTCGGCACCTATGCCTATCACCCCTATCTGCTGGCCCGACTCATGGCGACACTCGACCAGGTGTCGGCGGGCCGTGCCGGCTGGAACGCCGTCACCGGCAGCTCCGATTTCGCGGCGATGAACTTCGGCATGCCCGGCATGCCCGAGCACGACCTGCGCTACGACATGGCCGACGAGTACATGGACGTGGTCCGCGGCCTCTGGGGCTCGTGGGAGCCCGGCGCGATCATCGCCGACCGCAAGAGCGGGAACCTGATCGACCACACCAAGGTCCACGGCGTGAACTACGCCGGCAAGTACTTCCAGACCCGCGGCCCGCTCAACTCGGGCCCCAGCCCGCAGGGCCGGCCGGTGATTGCCCAGGCCGGCGGCTCGCCGCGCGGCCGCCGCTTCGCCGCCGCCCATGCCGACACGATCGTCGTCAACGCCAAGGGCATCGACGCCATGCGCGCCTACCGCGACGACGTGCACAAGCACATGGTCGCGCAGGGCCGCAAGCCGAGCGATTGCAAGGTGCTGTACCTCATCAATCCGATCCTCGGCGAGACCATGGAAGAGGCACTGGAGCGCAAGAAGAAGCGCGAGAGCATGGCGCAGGCCAACATCCAGGAGCGCCTCGCCCACTTCGGCAAGGTCACCAACATCGACTTCGGCAAGTTCGACCTCGACAAGCCCCTGCCCGACGACGTGACCACCAATGGCCACCAGCTCAACCTCGAGCAGTTCCGGGCATTGGCCAACGGCCGCTCGATCCGCAAGACGATGGCCTCGTTCAATGCCGTCGACTTGTCGATCGACCTCTGCGGCACCTGCGATTCGGTGGCCGCGCGAATGGGCGAGGTCATGCAGGAAGTCGGTGGCGACGGCTTCCTCTTCTCCATGCCCAACGTCAACCGCCGCACCCTGGCCGAGATCGAGGACGGTCTGGTGCCCGCGCTCCAGGACCGCGGCCTGGTGCGCAAGGCCTACGAGCACAAGCAGTTCAGGGACAATCTTCTGGCCTACTGA
- a CDS encoding ABC transporter substrate-binding protein — MSRKTIGRRATLGIVGAGLVAAPFIRPSFGQAAWPEQTTVPDILKGSGEVRIATFGGSMQEVQQKAYFEPFEKITGIKVRAFPGSDATKIKAMVDTGNVEWDMAQLSRGSIMNLQKRGDYFEKIDYDIVDPGVEKQYRFEYGLEMLVWAQVLAYRTDAFKGAVPSGWADFWDTKKFPGDRAMFGTNSGGWPEMEFALMAAGVPPDQLYPIDVDKALASYAKIKKDVFKWWDTGAVPIQLLTDREVTMTTVWNGRMAALQSAGVPAAVNWNQGLLKRDAWGIPKGAKNKVNAMKFAAYSTMAIPQARVCLGIPYGSVNAKSNEYIPAERLAVLPSAPDIKKQLVNYNYDWWIDNRETVIPKFNKWLLS, encoded by the coding sequence ATGAGCAGGAAGACAATCGGCCGGCGCGCTACTCTCGGTATCGTGGGTGCGGGCCTCGTGGCGGCCCCTTTCATCCGGCCGAGCTTCGGCCAGGCCGCCTGGCCCGAGCAAACGACGGTGCCCGACATCCTCAAGGGGAGCGGCGAGGTCCGCATCGCCACCTTCGGCGGCTCGATGCAGGAGGTTCAGCAAAAGGCCTATTTCGAGCCCTTCGAGAAAATCACGGGAATCAAGGTGCGCGCTTTCCCGGGTTCCGACGCAACCAAGATCAAGGCCATGGTCGACACCGGCAACGTCGAATGGGACATGGCCCAGCTCAGCCGTGGCTCGATCATGAACCTCCAGAAGCGCGGCGACTACTTCGAGAAGATCGACTACGACATCGTCGATCCGGGCGTCGAGAAGCAGTACCGCTTCGAGTATGGGCTCGAGATGCTGGTCTGGGCGCAGGTCCTCGCCTACCGCACCGATGCCTTCAAGGGCGCCGTGCCCTCCGGTTGGGCAGACTTCTGGGATACCAAGAAATTCCCCGGCGATCGCGCCATGTTCGGGACCAACAGCGGCGGCTGGCCCGAGATGGAATTTGCGTTGATGGCGGCCGGTGTACCACCGGATCAGCTCTATCCGATCGACGTCGACAAGGCGCTGGCGAGCTACGCCAAGATCAAGAAGGACGTCTTCAAGTGGTGGGACACCGGCGCCGTGCCGATCCAGCTGCTGACCGACCGTGAGGTCACGATGACCACGGTATGGAACGGCCGGATGGCTGCACTTCAGTCCGCCGGCGTGCCGGCGGCCGTCAACTGGAACCAGGGTCTGCTGAAGCGGGATGCCTGGGGTATCCCCAAGGGCGCCAAGAACAAGGTCAACGCCATGAAGTTCGCCGCCTATTCGACCATGGCCATCCCGCAGGCCCGCGTCTGTCTCGGCATCCCCTACGGCTCGGTGAACGCCAAGTCGAACGAGTACATTCCGGCGGAACGGCTGGCCGTTCTGCCCAGCGCGCCGGACATCAAGAAGCAACTCGTCAACTACAACTACGATTGGTGGATCGATAATCGCGAGACGGTCATTCCAAAGTTCAACAAGTGGCTGTTGAGCTGA
- the rpsI gene encoding 30S ribosomal protein S9, with protein sequence MATELSSFAELKKAPAAGAQVAGAPREKEIDAQGRAYATGRRKNAVARVWVKPGTGKITINGRDQTIYFARPTQRMMIQQPFDVTQRNGQFDVVATVSGGGLSGQAGAVRHGISQALTKFEPGLRGSVKAAGFLTRDSRVVERKKYGRAGARRRFQFSKR encoded by the coding sequence ATGGCTACCGAACTTTCGTCGTTTGCCGAACTGAAGAAGGCTCCGGCCGCCGGAGCGCAGGTTGCCGGCGCTCCCCGCGAAAAGGAAATCGACGCACAGGGGCGTGCGTACGCCACGGGCCGCCGCAAGAACGCGGTCGCCCGCGTCTGGGTCAAGCCCGGCACCGGCAAGATCACCATCAACGGTCGCGACCAGACGATCTACTTCGCTCGTCCCACGCAGCGCATGATGATCCAGCAGCCGTTCGATGTGACCCAGCGCAACGGCCAGTTCGACGTCGTCGCCACGGTTTCCGGCGGCGGCCTGTCGGGCCAGGCGGGCGCCGTGCGTCACGGCATCTCGCAGGCCCTCACCAAGTTCGAGCCCGGCCTGCGCGGCAGCGTCAAGGCTGCCGGCTTCCTCACCCGCGACAGCCGCGTGGTCGAGCGCAAGAAGTACGGCCGCGCCGGTGCCCGTCGCCGCTTCCAGTTCTCGAAGCGCTAA
- a CDS encoding gamma carbonic anhydrase family protein — protein MSGLIVPFNGFVPQVHSTAFIAPNATLIGEVEIAANCSIWFGAVLRGDGPGIRIGENSNIQDGTVIHIAARGVSTVVGRNVTVGHLALLHACEVQDDAFIGMHSTVLDEAVVETGAMVAAGAVVTPRKIVRKGELWAGNPAVKMRDVTEKDLESFRRSAAAYVRLGQAYRGGVPKAAE, from the coding sequence ATGTCCGGACTCATCGTGCCCTTCAACGGCTTCGTGCCCCAGGTCCACAGCACGGCCTTCATCGCGCCCAACGCGACGCTGATCGGTGAGGTCGAGATCGCCGCCAACTGCAGCATCTGGTTCGGCGCCGTGCTGCGCGGCGACGGGCCAGGCATCAGGATCGGCGAGAACTCGAACATCCAGGACGGGACGGTGATCCACATCGCCGCCCGGGGCGTCAGCACGGTCGTCGGCCGCAACGTCACGGTGGGTCACCTCGCATTGCTGCACGCCTGCGAAGTCCAGGACGATGCCTTCATCGGCATGCATTCGACGGTGCTGGACGAGGCGGTGGTCGAGACCGGCGCCATGGTTGCCGCCGGAGCGGTGGTGACGCCGCGCAAGATCGTGCGCAAGGGCGAACTGTGGGCCGGCAACCCCGCCGTGAAAATGCGCGACGTTACCGAGAAGGACCTCGAATCCTTCCGCCGCTCGGCGGCCGCCTACGTGCGGCTGGGCCAGGCCTATCGCGGCGGCGTTCCGAAGGCGGCGGAGTAG
- a CDS encoding ABC transporter permease, with amino-acid sequence MMLARIVPASIVGLILFFLAFPIVVVAIVSFSSATYLTFPPPAFGLRWYEAYFSNPDWLKPTWVSIWVACAVVVLATFLGTLAALGIARLPKAMRVVAAGLILSPLIVPGIVVAIGIYYAYSRYGLVGTPIAMVLAHTCLAVPFVVTSVTASLSGIDPRLEQAALSLGATPGATFFQVTLPLIQPGVLVGALFAFITSFDELIVALFISGTGAVTLPRRMWDDLRFQIDPTIAAVSTLTIVLTAALMGAAHLLRKRAERNRMATSSAAP; translated from the coding sequence ATGATGCTGGCGCGCATCGTCCCGGCGAGCATCGTCGGCCTCATCCTGTTCTTCCTGGCCTTTCCGATCGTCGTGGTGGCGATCGTGTCCTTCTCCTCGGCGACCTATCTCACTTTCCCGCCACCCGCCTTCGGCCTGCGCTGGTACGAGGCGTATTTCAGCAATCCGGACTGGCTGAAGCCCACCTGGGTCAGCATCTGGGTCGCGTGCGCCGTCGTCGTGCTGGCGACCTTCCTCGGCACGCTGGCCGCGCTCGGCATCGCACGCCTGCCCAAGGCGATGCGCGTCGTTGCGGCCGGCCTGATCCTGTCGCCGCTGATCGTGCCCGGCATCGTCGTCGCGATCGGCATCTACTACGCCTACTCCCGCTACGGCCTGGTCGGCACGCCGATCGCGATGGTGCTGGCGCACACCTGTCTCGCCGTACCTTTTGTCGTTACCAGCGTGACGGCGAGCCTGTCGGGCATCGACCCGCGGCTGGAGCAGGCCGCCCTCAGCCTCGGCGCCACGCCGGGCGCCACCTTCTTCCAGGTGACTCTGCCTCTGATCCAGCCGGGCGTACTCGTCGGCGCGCTTTTCGCCTTCATCACCTCGTTCGACGAGCTGATTGTGGCGCTCTTCATCTCCGGCACCGGCGCCGTCACCCTGCCGCGCCGCATGTGGGACGATCTGCGCTTCCAGATCGATCCGACCATCGCCGCCGTCTCGACGTTGACGATCGTGCTGACGGCCGCGCTGATGGGCGCCGCGCATCTCCTGCGCAAGCGCGCCGAACGGAACCGGATGGCTACTTCTTCTGCAGCGCCTTGA
- a CDS encoding class II aldolase/adducin family protein, protein MQSDKQDMTEAEWQARCDLAALYRITDLFGWTDTIDTHMTVRIPGEPKCFLINNYGDLFDEITASSLVKMDIDGNVYAKDGKFNAAGFTIHSGVYKARPDANCVMHTHTRAGTGVSVLKKGIRPISQDALSVYDDLVYHEYGMPTSQEECDALGVSCQHGNSVVLRNHGLLTVGGTIPGALRRMYMLERACEVEVIARSLDEEAAPIEEDVIRQYGERAKQQRANPEYGMTYWKAALRQIEGKGIDWRQ, encoded by the coding sequence ATGCAATCCGACAAGCAGGATATGACCGAAGCCGAATGGCAGGCTCGTTGCGACCTGGCGGCGCTCTACCGGATTACCGACCTCTTCGGCTGGACCGACACGATCGACACCCACATGACGGTGCGCATCCCGGGCGAGCCCAAGTGCTTCCTCATCAACAACTACGGCGACCTGTTCGACGAGATCACCGCGTCGAGCCTCGTGAAGATGGACATCGACGGCAACGTCTACGCCAAGGACGGCAAGTTCAACGCCGCGGGCTTCACCATCCATAGTGGTGTCTACAAGGCACGCCCCGATGCAAACTGCGTGATGCATACGCACACCCGCGCCGGCACCGGCGTCTCGGTCCTGAAGAAGGGCATTCGCCCGATCAGCCAGGACGCGCTCTCGGTTTATGACGACCTCGTCTATCACGAGTACGGCATGCCGACGTCCCAGGAAGAATGCGACGCGCTGGGCGTCTCCTGCCAGCACGGCAACTCGGTGGTGCTGCGCAACCACGGCCTGCTGACCGTCGGCGGCACGATCCCGGGCGCGCTGCGGCGCATGTACATGCTCGAGCGTGCCTGCGAGGTCGAGGTCATCGCCCGCAGCCTCGACGAAGAGGCCGCGCCGATCGAGGAGGATGTCATCCGCCAGTACGGTGAGCGCGCCAAGCAGCAGCGCGCCAATCCGGAGTACGGCATGACCTACTGGAAGGCCGCGCTCCGCCAGATCGAGGGCAAGGGCATCGACTGGCGCCAGTAA
- the rplM gene encoding 50S ribosomal protein L13, which yields MHALTHSTPSIKTADVKKKWFLIDAEGLVLGRLATIIAMRLRGKHKPMFTPHIDCGDNIVVINAEKVRLTGRKAEREVFYWHTGHPGGIKGETLGKRLEGRFPERVLIKAVERMITRGPLGRAQMKNLRVYAGPNHEQEAQQPEKLDIAAMNPKNSRIG from the coding sequence ATGCACGCCCTCACGCACTCCACTCCCAGCATCAAGACCGCCGACGTCAAGAAGAAGTGGTTTCTGATCGACGCTGAAGGCCTCGTTCTCGGCCGGCTCGCCACGATCATCGCCATGCGCCTGCGCGGCAAGCACAAGCCGATGTTCACGCCGCATATCGATTGCGGCGACAACATCGTCGTGATCAACGCCGAAAAGGTTCGCCTCACCGGCCGCAAGGCCGAGCGTGAAGTGTTCTACTGGCATACCGGTCATCCCGGCGGCATCAAGGGCGAGACCCTGGGCAAGCGCCTCGAAGGCCGCTTCCCGGAGCGCGTCCTGATCAAGGCCGTCGAGCGCATGATCACGCGCGGGCCCCTCGGCCGGGCGCAAATGAAGAACCTGCGCGTCTACGCCGGACCGAACCACGAGCAAGAGGCCCAGCAGCCCGAGAAGCTCGACATCGCTGCTATGAACCCCAAGAACTCGAGGATCGGCTAA